The Trichocoleus desertorum ATA4-8-CV12 genome window below encodes:
- a CDS encoding choice-of-anchor A family protein has product MNTKTFFSWVPVVAAGATAVFGFSTQVSAATVNLGSATGYNVFVLGDVDLDSDTEGKMAIGGDATLRNYSVGFKDQGGDALVVGKNLNFQGGTVYGNAFVGGTSTVSNVDFQGGALKSGNPIDFGKAKQSLLNLSASYLSGSASQADIKEGGITLEGNGSNNVFNLAGAALNNASSLNFKGVGSFIVNVSGENIDIKNFGFNLGGVEKQNILFNFFEATNLTASGLGIEGSFLAPKAKAVFNNGQMNGTLVAASLEGNGQFNHVGRPPVEQPPASVPEPAALTGLGFAAAALATSRRKTKQAA; this is encoded by the coding sequence ATGAATACTAAAACTTTTTTCTCATGGGTGCCTGTCGTAGCTGCGGGAGCAACTGCGGTTTTCGGTTTTTCTACCCAGGTCAGTGCTGCTACTGTTAATCTCGGTTCCGCAACAGGCTACAACGTTTTCGTGTTAGGCGATGTAGACCTTGATTCTGATACTGAAGGTAAAATGGCGATCGGTGGCGATGCGACCCTTCGTAACTACAGTGTCGGCTTCAAAGATCAAGGTGGCGATGCCTTGGTCGTTGGCAAAAACCTCAACTTCCAGGGCGGTACCGTTTACGGTAATGCCTTTGTAGGTGGTACTTCTACGGTCAGTAATGTTGACTTCCAAGGTGGAGCACTGAAGTCGGGTAACCCGATTGACTTCGGCAAAGCAAAGCAATCTTTGCTGAATTTGTCAGCATCCTATCTGTCTGGCTCTGCTAGTCAAGCAGACATTAAAGAGGGTGGGATTACTTTAGAGGGCAACGGCTCTAATAATGTCTTCAACCTAGCGGGCGCAGCTTTGAACAACGCTAGTAGCTTGAACTTTAAAGGGGTAGGCAGCTTTATTGTTAATGTCAGTGGCGAGAACATCGACATCAAGAATTTTGGCTTTAACCTCGGCGGCGTTGAAAAGCAAAACATTCTATTCAACTTCTTTGAAGCCACTAACCTGACTGCTTCTGGGTTAGGGATTGAAGGTAGCTTCCTGGCTCCCAAAGCCAAGGCTGTATTTAACAACGGTCAGATGAATGGCACTCTAGTAGCCGCTAGCTTAGAGGGCAATGGCCAGTTTAATCATGTAGGTCGGCCCCCAGTTGAACAGCCCCCTGCTAGTGTTCCTGAACCTGCGGCTCTGACTGGCTTAGGCTTTGCGGCAGCAGCTTTAGCAACATCTCGTCGGAAAACTAAGCAGGCTGCGTAG
- a CDS encoding GAF domain-containing protein produces MSTNTSLLEALLQALPQLRPQLYFKSSLTALSHAMEDQVLAGTERPLVIASFQRERFYRQEAHRYLRIAERTDQVYVLAAPETDFANRSERYETVAFEPADELSHEWHLIVIGQQYASCLVCREREEATSGVNIRRDAVPPPEQPAMDQTRRFEGVWTFDRQATCRAAELLLDRVLVYRPELVKKIAQAKAEFLVEKPSGFQGVDPDPFVERLLTYLQAGQYKLLKTYRSIAAQERKERLVNSISSAIRRSLNPDEIFKVAVQELGQTLRVCRCLMYRCRATDATATIQYEFLSHNAICADSIADSIKNGTTAPALSTAPTTAPSLSGQAWPLQNNPLFQEIAQKREFIHIEDTAKDVRVLATPDVQALTDRWQIRSWLMVPLLYQDRLMGMVELHHCGAFPHRWADDELSLVEAIATQVGVALIQAEAYANLEDLNQQLEAFDRTRSNLIAITGHELRTPLSTIQVCLESLASEPDMPLELRQVMLNTALTDAERMRKLVQDFLTLSRLESGRVEWNLEPLPLQECVDLALSSIHSRQTQDQLPRIAAQVPPELPLVRADGEWLVEVLSKLLENACKFTEPEGQVTIEARRNGGQMLEVTITDTGRGIEPNRLEAVFDRFYQEEGALRRTTGGTGLGLAICRQIITGLGGQIWAESAGRDCGSRFHFTIPISQEGRETRSPSPQKGNAKLRNKRVSTRP; encoded by the coding sequence ATGAGTACCAACACTTCCCTGCTGGAAGCTCTGCTACAAGCTCTACCCCAATTAAGACCGCAACTGTACTTCAAGTCTTCCTTGACAGCGCTGTCTCACGCAATGGAAGACCAGGTTTTGGCAGGGACAGAGCGGCCCTTAGTCATTGCTAGCTTTCAGCGAGAGCGTTTCTATCGGCAGGAAGCGCATCGTTATCTACGAATCGCAGAGCGCACTGATCAGGTCTATGTCTTAGCAGCCCCAGAAACCGATTTTGCCAACCGCTCTGAAAGGTACGAAACAGTTGCCTTTGAACCTGCTGACGAATTAAGCCACGAGTGGCACCTAATTGTGATTGGGCAGCAGTACGCGAGTTGTTTAGTCTGCCGAGAGCGAGAAGAGGCGACCAGCGGAGTCAATATTCGGCGCGACGCAGTGCCACCACCAGAACAGCCTGCAATGGATCAGACTCGTCGGTTTGAGGGAGTCTGGACGTTCGATCGCCAAGCGACTTGCAGAGCTGCTGAGCTTTTGCTAGACCGAGTTTTGGTGTATCGACCAGAACTGGTAAAAAAAATAGCCCAAGCTAAAGCCGAATTTTTGGTGGAAAAGCCGTCTGGTTTCCAAGGCGTTGATCCCGATCCTTTTGTGGAGCGACTGCTTACTTATCTCCAAGCGGGCCAGTACAAGCTGCTGAAAACCTATCGCTCGATCGCGGCCCAAGAGCGCAAAGAGCGGTTAGTCAACTCCATCAGCTCTGCGATTCGGCGATCGCTCAACCCAGACGAAATCTTTAAGGTGGCAGTGCAGGAACTCGGACAAACCCTCCGAGTGTGTCGCTGCTTGATGTATCGTTGCCGTGCCACAGATGCGACAGCCACAATTCAGTATGAGTTTTTGAGCCACAATGCAATTTGTGCCGACTCTATAGCCGACTCTATAAAAAATGGGACAACGGCTCCTGCACTCAGCACAGCACCGACAACGGCACCTTCTTTAAGTGGTCAAGCTTGGCCGCTTCAAAACAATCCTTTATTTCAAGAAATCGCTCAAAAGCGCGAATTTATCCACATTGAGGATACGGCCAAAGATGTCCGCGTCCTTGCCACCCCAGACGTGCAGGCACTCACCGATCGCTGGCAGATTCGCTCTTGGCTAATGGTGCCCTTACTTTATCAAGATCGCTTAATGGGAATGGTAGAACTGCATCACTGTGGTGCTTTCCCTCACCGTTGGGCCGATGATGAGTTGTCTTTAGTAGAGGCGATCGCCACCCAAGTGGGAGTCGCCTTGATTCAAGCAGAAGCCTACGCCAACTTAGAAGATCTTAACCAGCAACTCGAAGCCTTCGATCGCACCCGCAGTAACTTGATCGCCATTACCGGGCACGAGCTGCGTACTCCCCTCTCCACCATTCAGGTATGCCTAGAAAGCCTTGCCAGCGAGCCAGATATGCCTTTGGAACTGCGGCAAGTCATGCTCAACACAGCCTTAACCGATGCTGAGCGGATGCGTAAACTGGTGCAAGACTTCTTGACCCTATCGCGCCTGGAGAGCGGGCGGGTAGAGTGGAACTTGGAGCCATTACCTTTGCAGGAATGCGTAGATCTCGCTCTAAGCAGTATTCACTCGCGGCAAACTCAAGATCAGTTACCCCGGATTGCGGCCCAAGTGCCTCCAGAATTGCCACTAGTGCGAGCGGATGGCGAATGGTTGGTGGAAGTCCTCTCGAAACTGCTGGAAAACGCTTGCAAATTTACTGAACCAGAGGGCCAAGTCACCATTGAGGCGCGTCGGAACGGGGGCCAAATGCTAGAGGTGACGATCACAGACACGGGCCGAGGCATTGAACCCAACCGTCTTGAAGCCGTTTTCGATCGCTTCTATCAAGAAGAAGGGGCATTGCGTCGAACCACAGGCGGTACTGGTCTGGGCTTAGCCATCTGTCGTCAAATTATTACCGGGTTAGGCGGGCAAATTTGGGCCGAGTCGGCAGGTCGAGATTGCGGGAGCCGCTTCCATTTCACGATTCCAATTAGTCAAGAGGGACGAGAGACGCGATCGCCTAGCCCTCAAAAAGGAAACGCCAAGCTCCGAAACAAGCGGGTATCCACTCGTCCTTAA
- a CDS encoding photosystem I reaction center subunit II yields the protein MAETLTGQTPLFGGSTGGLLTKAQVEEKYAITWTSPKEQVFEMPTGGAAVMRQGDNLLYLARKEHCIALGGQQLRAKFKITNYKIYRIFPNGEMEYLHPKDGVFPEKVNAGRPYVGKKERRIGQNTDPAKVKFSGESTYSI from the coding sequence ATGGCAGAAACCCTTACTGGACAAACTCCTTTATTTGGCGGCAGTACAGGTGGCCTACTAACCAAAGCTCAAGTCGAAGAGAAGTACGCCATCACTTGGACTAGCCCCAAAGAACAAGTGTTTGAAATGCCAACGGGTGGAGCGGCAGTTATGCGGCAAGGTGACAACCTGCTGTACCTAGCTCGTAAAGAGCACTGCATCGCCCTCGGAGGCCAGCAACTGCGGGCAAAATTCAAAATCACTAACTATAAGATCTATCGGATTTTTCCGAACGGCGAAATGGAGTATCTGCATCCTAAGGATGGCGTATTCCCTGAGAAGGTGAATGCAGGTCGTCCTTATGTAGGTAAGAAAGAACGCCGCATTGGTCAAAACACTGACCCTGCTAAAGTGAAATTTAGTGGTGAGTCAACTTATAGCATCTAG
- a CDS encoding transposase, producing MLVLEAKIKGKVQQFEALDEAIRTFRFIQNSCLRYWMDNAKVSRNDLYKHCKVLADNTEFPWASKVNSQARQAAAERAWSAIARFYDNCKINKPGKKGFPKFKKHSTRASVEYKVTGWKLSNDRKSITFKDKVGAGRFQLKGTRDLSFYQSDQINRVRVVRRSDGYYVQFVLDVERTADREPTRKTIGLDVGLNHFYTDSDGNTVENPRHLRKAEKRLKRLQRQASQKQKGSSNRRKAVKRLGKAHLKVQRQRRDFAAKTARCVVKSNDFVAFEDLQIRNLVKNRHLAKSISDAAWGEFRRWVEYFGKVFGVATVAVAPQYTSQICSNCGETVKKTLSARTHVCGPCGHVQDRDHNAAINILKKGLNTVGHTEIQAWGENDLYLSQATGLDKLAR from the coding sequence ATGCTGGTACTTGAAGCAAAGATAAAAGGTAAAGTGCAACAGTTCGAGGCTTTGGATGAAGCCATTCGGACCTTTCGCTTTATCCAGAATTCTTGCTTGCGCTACTGGATGGATAACGCCAAAGTCAGCCGCAACGATCTGTACAAACACTGCAAGGTGTTGGCAGACAATACGGAGTTTCCCTGGGCAAGCAAGGTTAACTCTCAAGCAAGACAGGCTGCGGCTGAACGGGCTTGGTCGGCGATCGCTCGGTTCTACGACAACTGCAAGATCAATAAGCCCGGTAAGAAGGGTTTTCCCAAGTTCAAAAAGCACTCCACCCGTGCATCTGTGGAATACAAGGTAACGGGATGGAAACTGTCGAACGACCGGAAGTCCATCACCTTCAAAGACAAAGTTGGGGCAGGTCGTTTCCAGCTGAAGGGGACTCGCGATCTGAGCTTCTACCAGAGCGACCAGATCAATCGAGTGAGGGTCGTTCGCCGTTCTGATGGCTACTACGTTCAGTTTGTTCTGGACGTAGAGCGAACAGCAGATCGAGAGCCTACCCGAAAAACGATTGGGCTGGATGTGGGGCTGAACCACTTCTATACCGACTCCGATGGAAATACGGTGGAAAACCCGCGACATCTGCGAAAGGCTGAGAAACGGCTGAAGCGGTTGCAGCGCCAAGCATCTCAGAAGCAGAAGGGATCGAGCAACCGCCGCAAAGCGGTCAAGCGTTTGGGTAAGGCACATCTGAAAGTTCAACGCCAGCGTAGAGACTTTGCTGCAAAGACAGCAAGGTGCGTAGTGAAGTCTAACGACTTTGTGGCGTTTGAAGACTTGCAGATCCGCAACCTGGTGAAAAACCGCCATCTGGCTAAATCCATTAGCGATGCCGCATGGGGTGAGTTCAGGAGATGGGTTGAGTATTTCGGCAAAGTGTTTGGCGTGGCTACGGTTGCTGTTGCACCCCAATACACCAGCCAGATCTGCTCGAACTGTGGTGAGACGGTTAAGAAGACTCTCTCGGCCAGAACTCATGTTTGTGGACCTTGTGGGCACGTTCAAGACAGAGATCATAACGCTGCGATCAACATTCTGAAGAAGGGTCTAAATACCGTGGGGCACACGGAAATTCAAGCTTGGGGAGAGAACGACCTCTATCTGAGTCAGGCAACTGGCTTAGACAAGTTGGCTCGGTGA
- the trpE gene encoding anthranilate synthase component I, which produces MIFPDFSQFSALAQQGNFIPVYQEWVADLETPVSAWYKVCAGQPYSFLLESVEGGEQLARYSLLGCDPLWILESRGDRTTQTHRDGSVQEFSGNPLDILASCLQPYQPVKLPELPPGIGGLFGFWGYELIRWMEPRVPVYPATETDLPDGLWMQVDNLLIFDQVKRKIWAIAYADVQAPNVDLAQAYQQACDRVQQLVNKLQLPLSGTDTVLAWTPPSSNSGQAPPLDYTSNTSQAEFCANVERAKEHIKAGDIFQVVISQQLSTEYSGDPFALYRSLRLINPSPYMAYFHFQDWQIIGSSPEVMVKAERTTDPQSPLTATLRPIAGTRPRGKTPTEDEALAKDLLQDPKEIAEHVMLVDLGRNDLGRVCRSGTVKVDQVMVIERYSHVMHIVSNVIGELAADKTAWDLLKACFPAGTVSGAPKIRAMEIIHDLEPCRRGPYSGAYGYYDFEGQLNTAIAIRTMVVRSQGNGKYRVSVQAGAGLVADSEPEREYQETLNKARGLLEAIRCLHSGSA; this is translated from the coding sequence ATGATTTTCCCGGATTTTTCGCAATTTTCAGCCCTCGCTCAGCAAGGTAATTTCATTCCGGTTTACCAGGAATGGGTGGCAGATTTGGAAACGCCTGTTTCAGCTTGGTATAAAGTTTGTGCGGGACAACCCTACAGTTTTTTGCTGGAATCTGTAGAAGGGGGTGAGCAACTGGCTCGCTATAGCTTGTTGGGTTGCGATCCGCTGTGGATTTTGGAATCAAGGGGCGATCGCACTACCCAAACTCATCGCGATGGTTCCGTTCAGGAATTTTCCGGTAATCCGTTAGATATTTTGGCGAGTTGCTTGCAACCTTACCAACCTGTCAAACTGCCAGAGCTACCGCCTGGTATTGGGGGACTATTTGGGTTCTGGGGCTATGAATTAATTCGCTGGATGGAACCCCGCGTGCCTGTTTACCCCGCTACAGAGACAGACCTTCCCGATGGTCTGTGGATGCAGGTAGACAACTTGTTGATTTTTGACCAAGTGAAGCGCAAAATTTGGGCGATCGCTTATGCCGATGTGCAAGCGCCCAATGTAGATCTGGCTCAGGCTTACCAGCAAGCTTGCGATCGCGTCCAACAGTTAGTTAACAAATTACAGTTACCGCTCTCTGGCACCGATACCGTTCTGGCTTGGACACCACCTAGCAGTAATAGTGGACAAGCGCCTCCCCTGGACTACACCAGCAACACTTCACAAGCTGAGTTCTGCGCCAATGTGGAGAGAGCGAAAGAGCACATCAAAGCGGGTGACATTTTCCAAGTAGTGATTTCGCAGCAATTGAGTACAGAATACAGTGGTGACCCGTTTGCGCTCTACCGTTCCCTACGCCTCATCAATCCCTCGCCCTACATGGCTTATTTCCACTTCCAAGACTGGCAAATTATTGGCTCTAGTCCAGAAGTCATGGTTAAAGCCGAACGGACTACTGACCCGCAAAGCCCTCTAACTGCAACTTTACGCCCGATCGCGGGTACTCGTCCCCGTGGCAAGACTCCTACAGAGGATGAGGCTTTGGCCAAAGATTTGCTCCAAGACCCAAAAGAGATTGCAGAACATGTGATGCTGGTCGATTTGGGTCGTAACGACTTGGGGCGTGTCTGTCGGAGTGGCACAGTCAAAGTTGATCAGGTGATGGTGATTGAGCGCTACTCTCACGTCATGCACATCGTCAGTAATGTCATCGGCGAATTGGCTGCTGACAAAACAGCCTGGGATTTGTTGAAAGCTTGCTTCCCGGCGGGCACCGTCAGTGGTGCTCCTAAAATTCGAGCAATGGAAATTATCCATGACTTAGAGCCTTGTCGGCGAGGGCCTTATTCTGGGGCTTATGGCTACTACGATTTTGAGGGGCAGCTCAATACCGCGATCGCCATTCGTACAATGGTGGTACGCAGCCAAGGCAATGGCAAGTATCGGGTGAGTGTGCAAGCGGGAGCAGGCTTAGTAGCAGATTCAGAGCCAGAACGCGAGTATCAAGAAACCCTCAATAAAGCCAGAGGTTTGCTAGAAGCTATTCGCTGCCTTCATTCTGGCTCCGCTTAA
- a CDS encoding Crp/Fnr family transcriptional regulator: MLHSFASEASSQPDLRQLLEELYAGRSLYPYSSGQAIRMAPHEIWIVCRGVVQLSTLYPNGDEALLGLAGPSMPFGLPFTLTNPYQATALSAVDLMRLTISEVEQSSTLTKGILRHINRRLRQTEAILALVGHRRVKDRLCHLLLLLQQEIGVPTTEGTRLGVRLTHQHLANAIGTTRVTVTRLLGQLREEGWLNIDRDHHIVMPVLPSHSNLQASR, translated from the coding sequence ATGCTCCATTCTTTTGCCTCTGAAGCAAGCTCTCAGCCCGACTTACGCCAGTTGCTAGAGGAGCTTTACGCAGGTCGAAGCCTATACCCCTATAGCAGTGGTCAAGCTATCCGCATGGCTCCCCACGAAATTTGGATTGTCTGTCGGGGTGTGGTGCAACTAAGCACTTTGTATCCCAATGGAGACGAAGCTTTACTTGGCTTAGCAGGACCTTCCATGCCTTTTGGCTTACCATTCACCCTCACCAATCCCTACCAAGCTACGGCTCTATCCGCTGTAGATTTAATGCGGCTAACAATCTCTGAGGTAGAACAATCTTCTACCTTGACCAAAGGCATTCTGCGCCATATTAACCGCCGCTTACGACAAACCGAGGCGATTCTAGCTTTAGTGGGTCACCGCCGGGTTAAAGATCGGCTATGCCATCTGTTGTTGTTGCTCCAGCAAGAAATTGGTGTTCCAACGACCGAAGGCACTCGCTTGGGAGTTCGGTTAACTCATCAGCACTTAGCCAATGCGATCGGTACGACACGGGTCACAGTAACTCGACTGCTGGGCCAATTGCGCGAAGAAGGGTGGCTGAACATCGATCGCGATCACCACATTGTGATGCCAGTGCTGCCGTCTCACTCCAACCTACAGGCCAGCCGTTAG
- a CDS encoding septal ring lytic transglycosylase RlpA family protein, with the protein MDHYPGQVLRLFKDLFSWQGHENSLNAAKSVVVVRASRAITPEAKTIASGQQKRPAFLHTAFIQNFSSQSAHRTVFQVWVRGYLIAELPARDQAELVASRFKQILQNPHFNAAQLQVGLTQGNPAGKLGDRVLFAVDPAIAAHMNRTRELLAVEWVNNLRIALSTPPLTLAEAQAKMYGLVETDRKIEGLASWYGPYFHGRLTATGETFNQNELTAAHPSLPFDTYLKVTNLNSGHSVIVRINDRGPYVDNRVLDLSREAARQINSEDAGVIPFQAVIMQPNGPQRIATGSQLTAGL; encoded by the coding sequence ATGGATCACTATCCGGGCCAAGTTCTGCGACTGTTTAAGGATTTGTTTTCTTGGCAGGGGCATGAAAATAGTCTTAACGCTGCTAAATCAGTCGTGGTTGTCCGAGCCAGCCGAGCCATTACCCCAGAAGCCAAGACTATAGCCAGTGGGCAGCAGAAACGCCCTGCCTTTCTACACACTGCCTTTATCCAGAATTTTTCATCCCAGTCTGCTCATCGCACCGTGTTTCAAGTGTGGGTGAGAGGGTATTTAATTGCTGAGCTGCCAGCTCGTGATCAAGCTGAATTAGTAGCCTCAAGATTTAAGCAGATCTTACAAAACCCTCACTTTAATGCGGCCCAACTGCAAGTGGGTCTGACTCAGGGAAATCCGGCTGGTAAATTGGGCGATCGCGTTTTGTTTGCGGTTGATCCGGCGATCGCTGCTCACATGAACCGCACCCGCGAGTTGCTAGCAGTGGAGTGGGTTAACAACTTACGCATTGCTTTGTCAACCCCACCCCTGACCTTAGCGGAAGCCCAGGCTAAAATGTACGGCTTGGTAGAAACGGATCGCAAGATTGAGGGGCTGGCTTCTTGGTACGGCCCCTATTTTCATGGCCGATTAACCGCCACCGGGGAAACCTTTAACCAAAATGAGCTAACCGCCGCCCACCCTTCGCTCCCCTTCGATACCTATCTCAAAGTCACAAACCTCAACAGTGGTCACTCAGTCATTGTCCGAATTAATGACCGTGGCCCCTATGTAGACAACCGAGTCCTAGATCTATCGCGGGAAGCGGCCCGCCAAATCAACAGCGAGGATGCAGGTGTGATTCCCTTCCAAGCGGTGATTATGCAGCCCAATGGACCTCAGCGCATCGCTACGGGTTCCCAACTAACGGCTGGCCTGTAG
- a CDS encoding M28 family peptidase: MELKARLQHHLTQVARDRDPYLATAGHFFVQQYIRQQLEQWGQVAIQNFQVQGMSLQNLILDLPAATTNANRDRLPILIGAHYDAVIGSPGADDNATGVAVLLELAQAFCQEPARHPIRLVAFDFEETSYNLAGSTYYANSLQEEPLRLMLALEMLGYCDRSPNSQQYPPGLKYFFPNQGNFIGLIGNLKTIPDLIHLSHHLRRAGVPCRWLPAGKRGLILPDTRRSDHAAFWDRGDRALMVTDTANLRNPHYHKPSDRLETLDLDFLTGVYRGLEMGIRSL; this comes from the coding sequence GTGGAGTTAAAAGCTCGACTACAGCATCATTTAACACAGGTTGCTCGCGATCGCGATCCTTATTTAGCCACCGCTGGCCACTTCTTTGTTCAACAATATATCCGTCAGCAGTTAGAACAATGGGGCCAAGTAGCGATCCAAAACTTTCAGGTTCAGGGGATGAGCCTGCAAAACTTGATTTTGGATTTGCCAGCGGCCACGACGAACGCGAACAGAGACAGACTGCCAATTTTGATTGGGGCTCATTATGACGCCGTTATAGGCTCTCCCGGCGCAGATGACAATGCCACTGGGGTAGCAGTGTTGCTGGAGCTAGCGCAAGCTTTTTGCCAAGAACCTGCCCGTCATCCGATTCGATTGGTTGCTTTTGATTTTGAAGAAACGAGCTATAACCTTGCAGGCAGCACCTATTATGCAAACTCGCTACAGGAGGAGCCACTGCGGTTAATGCTGGCGTTAGAAATGCTGGGCTATTGCGATCGCAGCCCCAACTCCCAACAGTATCCTCCTGGCCTCAAGTACTTTTTTCCCAACCAAGGCAACTTTATTGGCTTGATTGGCAATCTAAAAACCATTCCTGACTTAATTCACCTCAGCCATCATTTGCGTCGGGCAGGAGTGCCTTGCCGTTGGTTGCCTGCGGGAAAAAGAGGCCTAATTTTGCCAGACACCCGTCGCAGCGATCATGCAGCCTTTTGGGATCGGGGCGATCGCGCTTTGATGGTGACAGATACGGCCAACCTGCGAAATCCGCACTATCATAAGCCCAGCGATCGCCTCGAAACTTTAGATTTAGATTTTTTAACGGGTGTCTATCGAGGCTTGGAAATGGGCATTCGTTCTTTATAG
- a CDS encoding class I SAM-dependent methyltransferase yields the protein MTHSQQPTQPVAPTGTREVMPNYAAEIQSEPVEVTDHTSLILALLLAERAPEAQNVWLSALAQQNASQQQNRIVELLQFLATTAEQYEQNANWKNAWLVRSYIAKLLPNDINNSLILIRLSIELKIFEPEGRQFLASATHSLAFTQGFEQVNLNLLEGVLQKLAVIHPFHELFDVCFVNDKIRQNPKFALLRNQIAIAHNNLGLVFHQQGSLDQAFGAFHRCLEIQASINPIHLSKIFLNLGVTSAQKQQFQQAETYLKQAVELDANNADAARRLVDARYKLHTAAKSYTFTSDWFSFNIPTWKVHLQQFVGQPNLTCLEIGSWEGRSTCWLLENALTHPSATITCVDTFEGSFEHQSYDPDYIKSLEDRFDFNIQQSGASEKVKKAVGSSHQVLKRLPSNTYDFIYIDGSHLACDVLIDAVLSWALVKVQGLLVFDDYDFKFPDNPNQNTKIGIDAFINSFLPKLEITHKGHQLILKKIAE from the coding sequence ATGACCCATAGCCAGCAGCCTACACAACCTGTTGCCCCCACAGGTACTCGTGAGGTAATGCCAAATTATGCGGCAGAAATTCAATCAGAACCCGTAGAAGTGACTGACCATACCTCCTTGATTCTGGCATTGCTCCTGGCAGAGCGAGCCCCGGAAGCACAAAATGTTTGGTTGTCAGCACTGGCGCAACAAAATGCTAGTCAGCAGCAAAACCGCATCGTCGAGTTACTTCAATTTTTGGCGACAACGGCTGAGCAATACGAACAGAATGCCAATTGGAAAAACGCTTGGCTGGTTCGTTCCTATATTGCCAAGCTACTTCCCAATGATATTAATAATTCGCTAATCCTGATTCGACTTTCTATAGAGTTGAAAATATTTGAGCCAGAAGGGAGACAGTTCTTAGCATCAGCAACTCACTCGCTAGCATTTACCCAAGGCTTTGAGCAAGTAAATCTCAATCTCTTAGAGGGAGTGCTACAAAAACTAGCCGTAATCCATCCTTTTCATGAGTTATTTGATGTCTGCTTTGTAAACGATAAGATTCGCCAAAATCCTAAGTTTGCTCTATTGAGAAACCAGATTGCGATCGCCCATAATAACCTGGGTTTAGTGTTTCATCAGCAAGGATCTTTAGACCAAGCATTTGGGGCATTCCATAGATGTTTAGAGATCCAGGCAAGCATTAATCCGATTCATCTTTCCAAAATATTTCTCAACTTAGGAGTCACTTCCGCCCAAAAGCAGCAATTTCAACAAGCAGAAACCTACCTGAAACAGGCTGTAGAGCTAGATGCAAATAATGCTGACGCTGCAAGAAGATTAGTTGATGCCAGGTACAAACTCCACACTGCGGCTAAAAGCTATACCTTTACGTCGGATTGGTTTAGCTTTAATATTCCAACCTGGAAAGTGCATTTACAGCAGTTTGTAGGACAACCCAATTTAACTTGTCTAGAAATTGGTAGCTGGGAAGGACGCTCAACCTGCTGGCTGTTAGAAAATGCGTTAACTCATCCCTCTGCAACCATTACCTGCGTAGATACCTTTGAGGGCAGCTTCGAGCATCAATCTTACGACCCCGACTACATCAAGTCGTTAGAGGACAGATTTGATTTCAATATTCAACAATCTGGTGCTTCAGAGAAGGTCAAAAAAGCAGTAGGCTCGTCTCATCAGGTTCTAAAAAGACTGCCATCTAATACCTATGACTTCATCTATATTGATGGTTCTCATCTCGCTTGCGATGTACTGATTGATGCGGTACTGAGCTGGGCATTGGTTAAAGTTCAAGGGCTATTAGTATTCGATGATTACGACTTTAAGTTTCCAGACAACCCCAACCAAAATACTAAAATAGGCATTGACGCATTTATCAATAGCTTCCTACCAAAGCTCGAAATTACTCATAAAGGACACCAGTTGATTTTGAAAAAAATAGCTGAGTAG